One Sagittula stellata E-37 genomic window carries:
- the gltX gene encoding glutamate--tRNA ligase, whose amino-acid sequence MSAASSRVVTRFAPSPTGFLHIGGARTALFNWLYARGRDGQFLLRIEDTDRARSTPEATEAILKGLSWLGLDHDGEVISQFERADRHAEVAQELLEKGAAYKCFSTQEEIEAFREAARADGRSTLFQSPWRDADPSSQPDLPYVVRLKTPQDGETVINDEVQGTVRIRNDQLDDMVLLRSDGTPVYMLAVVVDDHDMGVTHVIRGDDHLNNAARQMGIYTAMGWDLPVYAHIPLIHGPDGKKLSKRHGALGADEYQKMGYPAAGMRNYLARLGWSHGDDEFFTDDQAIEWFDLNGIGKSPARFDFKKLENLCGQHIAVAEDAALLQEIEAFLDANGREPLSAEQRDGLLRGMYSLKERAKSFPELLEKAEFILASRPISPDEKAQKALDTVSRGILVKLTPHLQNASWTREELEAAMNRFCEEQGTKFGKLAAPLRAALAGRSVTPSVFDMMLVLGREESLSRIQDQAADGRA is encoded by the coding sequence ATGTCCGCCGCTTCGTCCCGGGTTGTCACCCGCTTTGCCCCTTCGCCCACCGGTTTCCTTCACATCGGCGGAGCACGCACGGCCCTGTTCAACTGGCTGTATGCGCGCGGGCGGGACGGTCAGTTCCTGCTGCGCATCGAGGACACGGACCGAGCCCGCTCCACCCCGGAGGCGACAGAGGCGATCCTGAAGGGGCTGTCCTGGCTTGGCCTCGACCACGACGGCGAAGTCATCAGCCAGTTCGAGCGCGCTGACCGCCACGCCGAGGTTGCGCAAGAACTGCTGGAGAAAGGCGCCGCCTACAAGTGCTTCTCGACGCAGGAAGAGATCGAGGCCTTCCGCGAAGCCGCCCGCGCCGACGGCCGTTCCACCCTGTTCCAGAGCCCGTGGCGCGACGCCGATCCATCGTCTCAACCCGATCTGCCATATGTCGTGCGCCTGAAGACACCGCAGGACGGCGAGACCGTGATCAACGACGAGGTGCAGGGCACGGTCAGGATCCGCAACGACCAGCTCGACGATATGGTGCTGCTGCGGTCCGATGGCACGCCGGTCTACATGCTGGCGGTCGTGGTCGACGACCACGACATGGGCGTGACCCATGTCATCCGCGGCGACGACCACCTCAACAACGCCGCGCGCCAGATGGGCATCTACACCGCGATGGGATGGGACTTGCCGGTCTATGCACATATCCCGCTGATCCATGGGCCCGACGGCAAGAAACTGTCCAAGCGGCACGGCGCACTCGGGGCGGACGAGTACCAAAAGATGGGGTACCCGGCGGCCGGGATGCGGAACTACCTCGCAAGGCTGGGTTGGAGCCACGGCGACGACGAATTCTTTACCGACGATCAGGCAATCGAGTGGTTCGACCTGAATGGAATCGGTAAGTCGCCCGCACGTTTCGACTTCAAGAAGCTCGAAAACCTGTGTGGTCAACATATAGCTGTCGCAGAGGATGCCGCGTTGCTGCAAGAAATCGAGGCTTTCCTTGATGCAAACGGGCGTGAACCGCTGTCCGCCGAACAGCGCGACGGCTTGTTGCGTGGTATGTACAGCCTGAAGGAGCGCGCCAAGTCTTTCCCGGAACTCCTTGAAAAAGCAGAGTTTATCCTTGCGTCTCGGCCGATCTCACCGGACGAGAAGGCACAAAAGGCCCTCGATACGGTATCCCGTGGTATACTGGTCAAGTTGACGCCGCACTTGCAAAATGCTAGCTGGACGCGAGAGGAATTGGAGGCGGCGATGAACCGCTTCTGCGAAGAACAGGGGACCAAGTTCGGCAAGCTTGCAGCGCCGCTTCGTGCGGCCTTGGCGGGCCGGTCCGTGACTCCTTCGGTCTTCGACATGATGCTGGTCCTGGGACGGGAGGAAAGCCTTTCCCGTATTCAGGACCAGGCGGCCGACGGGCGCGCTTGA
- the gltA gene encoding citrate synthase — protein MADAQKTATLTLEGKNYELPVHSPTAGPDVIDIRKLYGQAGVFTYDPGFTSTASCDSTITFIDGEKGELLHRGYPIDQLASKSHYLEVCFLLLYGYLPKAEELENFESTITRHTMLHEQMQYFFRGFRRDAHPMAVMVGVVGAMAAFYHDSTDINDEREREIASHRLIAKMPTIAAWAYKYSIGQPFVYPRNDLDYAANFLHMCFSVPAERYDVDPILSRAMDRIFTLHADHEQNASTSTVRLASSSGANPFACIAAGVACLWGPAHGGANQACLEMLKEIGSPDQIPEYIARAKDKNDPFRLMGFGHRVYKNFDPRAKVMKQSADEVLDLLGIENNPILATAKELEQQALADPYFAEKKLFPNVDFYSGIILEAMGFPTSMFTPIFALSRTVGWVSQWKEMLADPQNKIGRPRQLYLGETERDYVNIENR, from the coding sequence ATGGCTGACGCCCAGAAGACTGCGACTCTGACCCTGGAGGGCAAGAACTACGAGTTGCCCGTCCACTCCCCGACCGCCGGGCCCGATGTTATCGACATCCGCAAGCTTTACGGCCAGGCCGGCGTTTTCACCTACGACCCGGGCTTCACGTCCACCGCGTCCTGCGATTCCACCATCACCTTCATCGACGGTGAGAAGGGTGAGCTTCTGCACCGCGGCTATCCCATCGACCAGCTCGCCAGCAAGTCGCACTACCTCGAAGTCTGTTTCCTGCTGCTCTACGGCTACCTGCCGAAGGCCGAGGAACTCGAAAACTTCGAAAGCACGATCACCCGCCACACCATGCTGCACGAGCAGATGCAGTACTTCTTCCGCGGTTTCCGCCGCGACGCACACCCGATGGCGGTCATGGTGGGCGTGGTCGGTGCCATGGCGGCCTTCTACCACGATTCCACCGACATCAACGACGAGCGGGAGCGCGAGATCGCTTCGCACCGCCTGATCGCCAAGATGCCGACCATCGCGGCATGGGCCTATAAGTACTCCATCGGCCAGCCCTTCGTGTATCCGCGCAACGATCTCGATTACGCGGCCAATTTCCTGCACATGTGTTTCTCCGTTCCGGCGGAGCGGTATGACGTCGATCCGATCCTGTCGCGCGCGATGGACCGGATCTTTACCCTGCACGCCGACCACGAGCAGAACGCCTCCACCTCCACGGTGCGCCTGGCGTCGTCGTCCGGGGCGAACCCGTTCGCCTGCATCGCCGCGGGTGTGGCCTGCCTCTGGGGACCTGCTCACGGTGGCGCGAACCAGGCATGTCTCGAAATGCTGAAGGAAATCGGCAGCCCGGACCAGATCCCGGAGTACATCGCGCGCGCCAAGGACAAGAATGACCCGTTCCGCCTGATGGGCTTTGGGCACCGCGTCTACAAGAACTTCGACCCGCGCGCCAAGGTGATGAAGCAATCGGCGGACGAAGTGCTGGACCTGCTGGGAATCGAGAACAACCCGATCCTCGCCACGGCGAAGGAACTGGAACAGCAGGCCCTCGCCGATCCGTATTTTGCCGAAAAGAAGCTGTTCCCGAACGTGGACTTCTATTCGGGCATCATCCTGGAGGCCATGGGCTTCCCGACGTCGATGTTCACGCCGATCTTCGCGCTGTCGCGGACTGTCGGCTGGGTGTCCCAGTGGAAGGAAATGCTCGCGGATCCGCAGAACAAGATCGGACGCCCGCGCCAGCTCTACCTTGGCGAAACGGAGCGCGATTACGTCAATATCGAAAACCGCTGA
- a CDS encoding enoyl-CoA hydratase-related protein, with protein MIYETINYAVRDDVATITLNRPDVMNALNTQMRAEIADAFGAGGREARVVVMTGEGRAFCSGQDLGDRETAANLDLERVLRDEYVPMLKAIYDCPVPTICAVNGAAAGAGANLALAADVVIATESAFFMQAFTKIGLIPDAGGTWFLPRQIGLAKAMGAALFAEKVTAMQADQWGMIWEAVPDATFRDHVAQRAASLAQGPTAAYARVKQALYAATDNTLEEQLAVESRLQGECGKTRDFKEGVVAFMEKRPAVYEGR; from the coding sequence ATGATTTACGAAACGATCAACTACGCCGTTAGGGACGATGTCGCGACCATCACGCTGAACAGGCCGGACGTCATGAACGCGCTCAATACGCAGATGCGGGCAGAAATTGCCGACGCCTTCGGGGCGGGCGGGCGCGAGGCGCGTGTGGTGGTGATGACCGGCGAGGGGCGCGCGTTCTGCTCGGGCCAGGACCTTGGCGATCGGGAGACAGCGGCCAATCTCGACCTCGAACGGGTGCTTCGGGACGAATACGTGCCGATGCTCAAGGCAATATACGACTGCCCGGTTCCGACGATCTGTGCGGTGAACGGAGCGGCGGCGGGGGCAGGGGCGAATCTTGCGCTGGCGGCCGACGTGGTGATCGCCACCGAGTCCGCCTTCTTCATGCAGGCGTTCACCAAGATCGGCTTGATCCCGGACGCAGGTGGGACGTGGTTCCTGCCGCGCCAGATCGGTCTCGCGAAGGCCATGGGCGCCGCACTGTTCGCCGAGAAGGTGACCGCCATGCAGGCCGATCAGTGGGGCATGATCTGGGAAGCGGTCCCTGACGCCACCTTCCGCGACCACGTGGCACAACGCGCCGCATCTCTCGCACAGGGGCCGACGGCGGCTTATGCCCGGGTCAAGCAAGCGCTATACGCCGCCACGGACAACACACTCGAAGAACAGCTTGCGGTGGAGTCGCGCCTGCAGGGCGAATGCGGCAAGACGCGCGACTTCAAGGAAGGGGTCGTAGCCTTCATGGAGAAACGTCCCGCAGTCTATGAAGGTCGCTGA
- a CDS encoding cytochrome c-type biogenesis protein CcmH, protein MRGWIAGPLCLLVLVFAFAANLALAVQPDEMLDDPALEARARDISAGLRCLVCQNESIDDSNASLARDLRLLVRERLVAGDSDAEAVEFIVDRYGEFVLLKPTAGGWNWLLWAAGPLMFVIAMGLGLAYIRRRSRAPETVQDELSDEERRRLEELLNN, encoded by the coding sequence ATGCGGGGGTGGATCGCGGGTCCACTTTGCCTTTTGGTTCTGGTCTTCGCGTTTGCCGCCAACTTGGCACTTGCGGTCCAGCCGGACGAGATGCTGGACGACCCGGCGCTTGAGGCGCGCGCGCGCGACATATCCGCCGGTCTGCGCTGCCTCGTGTGCCAGAACGAAAGCATCGACGACAGCAATGCCTCGCTCGCGCGGGACCTGCGGTTGCTGGTCAGGGAGCGGCTGGTGGCCGGTGATAGCGATGCCGAAGCCGTGGAGTTCATCGTGGACCGCTACGGTGAGTTCGTTCTGCTGAAACCGACGGCGGGCGGATGGAACTGGCTGCTTTGGGCCGCCGGACCCTTGATGTTTGTGATCGCTATGGGATTGGGCCTGGCTTACATCCGGCGCCGGTCACGGGCTCCGGAAACTGTTCAGGACGAATTGTCGGACGAAGAACGTCGGCGGCTGGAAGAATTGCTGAACAACTGA